Proteins co-encoded in one Arachis hypogaea cultivar Tifrunner chromosome 11, arahy.Tifrunner.gnm2.J5K5, whole genome shotgun sequence genomic window:
- the LOC112720580 gene encoding uncharacterized protein — MFRLSPRRNQRSKGFKVKHALQLILLLGICIWLVYQIKHSHENKGSKGENPKINSDLKLGRKDPRPRVEETSVIDARHKEEDDEEEENKHEEQTKLDDVNGVEDEALMQKNEISSSEENSENGQDSVDKENEESSENDGTHMESVQHNMEEDNTEREHGEDDKNDTEENKESGETIEKGVQENEETEDNGNEAINQSETEVNELEQNNEQDGKEKEERNEIEAEKEEHDNKIQEETSSENLVQDGGMKEEEERREQQYAGDNASSAVDHKSEDVFDETSNKAEKFDKRENNEFESESEKSGSENTEVTDSTVTTDSQENDGENEANTENDSQKSSISESGEQQEVQHNFKNESTDETDTSFITEKHNETSENSDSKVEDSSMQKSLPDSENANSDTAADETGSSSKSSSETLDNDAKNGEFQDSANNSSVVNENSNTNSVQEEAQENVQSSKTSESDNKDSNLEGELTTTDTKSEQKKDKSSNKENKTDAVENESESKNTSEDNSSDTTSDQNKDDSLKSENNSDANQDGSNADINEKDASSNAELNENKNESENENKNENENENENSDRSKTTSENDDEGSQNEKEEIAHTDADSNSNLHEDQGSSDRVDLGTLPDTNGESNHRDVATAE, encoded by the coding sequence ATGTTCAGATTATCTCCTCGGAGGAATCAAAGATCGAAAGGCTTCAAGGTGAAGCATGCTCTACAACTAATCCTCTTGCTTGGCATTTGTATCTGGTTGGTTTACCAAATCAAACATTCCCATGAGAATAAAGGATCCAAAGGCGAAAACCCGAAAATCAATAGTGATTTGAAATTAGGGAGGAAGGATCCCCGTCCTCGTGTGGAGGAAACTTCAGTGATCGATGCGAGGCACAAGGAGGAGGATGACGAGGAGGAAGAAAACAAGCATGAGGAGCAAACCAAACTGGATGATGTTAACGGTGTGGAAGATGAAGCCCTGATGCAAAAGAATGAGATAAGTAGCAGTGAAGAGAATTCAGAGAATGGACAGGATTCAGTGGACAAAGAGAATGAAGAGAGTTCTGAAAACGACGGGACTCACATGGAAAGTGTGCAGCATAATATGGAGGAGGACAATACGGAGAGGGAGCATGGAGAGGATGATAAAAATGACACGGAGGAGAACAAAGAAAGTGGAGAAACTATAGAGAAGGGTGTACAGGAGAATGAAGAGACAGAAGATAACGGGAACGAAGCAATCAACCAGAGTGAAACAGAAGTGAATGAACTTGAGCAGAATAATGAGCAAGATGGTAAAGAAAAGGAGGagagaaatgaaattgaagcCGAGAAAGAAGAGCATGATAATAAGATTCAGGAAGAGACTTCATCTGAAAATCTGGTTCAAGATGGAGGCATGAAAGAAGAGGAGGAGCGTAGAGAACAACAATATGCTGGAGATAATGCCTCGAGTGCTGTAGACCATAAGTCAGAAGATGTCTTTGATGAAACTTCTAACAAGGCAGAAAAATTTGACAAAAGGGAAAACAATGAATTTGAGTCAGAGTCTGAGAAAAGTGGCTCCGAAAATACTGAAGTGACTGATTCCACTGTGACAACAGACAGCCAAGAAAATGATGGCGAGAATGAGGCAAATACAGAGAATGATTCCCAGAAGAGTTCTATTTCGGAATCAGGCGAGCAACAAGAAGTTCAGCATAACTTCAAGAATGAGTCTACAGATGAGACTGACACATCTTTCATCACTGAGAAACATAACGAAACATCAGAAAACTCAGACTCCAAGGTAGAGGACTCCAGCATGCAAAAATCATTGCCGGATTCCGAAAATGCTAACTCAGATACTGCAGCAGATGAGACCGGTTCCAGTTCAAAATCTTCCTCAGAAACTCTTGATAATGATGCAAAAAATGGAGAATTTCAGGACAGTGCTAACAATAGTTCTGTTGTGAAcgaaaattccaacaccaattctGTCCAAGAAGAAGCACAAGAGAATGTTCAATCATCCAAAACATCAGAATCTGATAACAAAGATTCAAACCTAGAAGGGGAACTCACTACCACTGATACTAAATCAGAGCAGAAAAAGGACAAATCctcaaacaaagaaaacaagaCAGATGCAGTGGAAAATGAGAGCGAGAGCAAAAACACTAGCGAAGACAATTCTTCTGATACTACTTCTGATCAAAACAAGGATGATTCTTTGAAATCAGAGAACAACAGTGATGCAAACCAGGATGGCTCAAATGCTGATATAAATGAGAAAGATGCATCATCCAATGCGGAACTGAACGAGAACAAGAATGAGAGTGAAAATGAGAACAAGAATGAGAACGAAAACGAGAATGAGAACAGTGATCGGAGCAAGACGACAAGCGAAAATGATGATGAAGGTTCTCAAAATGAGAAAGAGGAAATTGCACACACTGATGCGGATAGCAATTCCAACTTGCATGAGGATCAAGGAAGTTCTGATCGCGTCGATTTGGGAACTTTGCCGGACACCAATGGGGAAAGCAATCACAGAGATGTTGCTACTGCAGAGTGa